The Homo sapiens chromosome 16, GRCh38.p14 Primary Assembly genome includes the window agacagggagaaagagaaaaagaaaagaaagaaagaaagagaaagaaagaaagaaagaaagaaagaaagaaagaaagaaagaaagaaggaaggaaggaaggaaggaaggaaagaaagaaagaaagaaagaaagaaagaaagaaagaaagaaagaaagaaaagaaagaaagaaagaaagaaagaaagaaagaaagaaatgagggagagaggaaggaaggaagaaaggaaaggaagaaacaaacaaaacaaggtgTGGCTCTGTGGCTCTTGTTTTGAGTTCACTGACGTTCCTTGACCTTTCTTAAACCATTCACAGTTTTCATCTTGACTTGTGAAGGTGACACGGGTGTGaaaggggtttttgtttgtttgtttgttttaaggcagagtctcactccatcacccaggctggagtgcagaggtgtgatctcggctcactgcaacctccatctcccaagttcaagagattctcgtgtctcagcctccctagtagctgagattacaggtgtgtgccaccacgcctggctaatttttttttttctcgtagagatggggtttctccatgttggccaagctgatctcaaactccaggcctcatgtgattcacctgtcttggcctcccaaagtgctgggattacagacgtgagccactgtgcctagccaagaGGGTGTGAAAGGCTTTGATAGTTCTTAGAGGAACCTTGGGCTTGGAAACGCTGGCCTCGTCTGTTGGTTCTCATTGTACATAAGAATTATTTGGGTTGCTTTTCAAAAATATGGACTCCATTTCCCCACCAAGACTTATGAATCAGAACATCTCAAGGGTTGgtcccaggaatctgcattttcacagtTATCCCAGGCATGATTGATGCAGCCATGCCAGTTCCCATCCATGGCCTGTGACTGTGGACTATTGCAGAGTCCTTGACACTGGGTCGATGCTCAGCAGCCTTGTCACCCTCTTGTCCAGCCAGTCCCCAAGGATATAGCCCAGGAGCCTTGCCACTCTGACAGTCGGCATCATGCCTTATGTTCCCCACTCCATCTCCATCCTCACGTTTGTGGTGGCTCTGTCCTGTCTTCTAGGAGGAATCTGCATGTGTGGAGACAACTGCAAATGCACAACCTGCAACTGTAAAACATATTGGAAGAGTGAGTATGGTGACTGGGGGCACCATGGGCTGGGAGTTAGAAAAGTCcaatccaggccaggtgcagtggctcacgtctgtaatcccagcactttgggaggccgaggcgggtggattacctgaggtcaggagttcaagaccagcctggccaacatggtgaaaccccatctctactaaaaatacaataattagctgggcatggtggtgggcacctgtaatcccagctactcaggaggctgaggcaggagaattgcttgaacccaggaggcagaggttgcagtgagcagagatcacaccattgcactccagccttggtgacaagagtgaaactcagtcaaaaaagaaaaggaaggaaggaagaaaggaaggaaggaaggaaggaagagagagagagagagagaaagaaagaaagaaagaaagaaagaaagaaagaaagaaagaaagagagagagagagagaaagaaagaaagaaagaaagaaagaaagaaagaaagaaagaaagaaagaaagaaagaaagaaagatcccATCCCCACCCTCAATCCTCCAGCCATGGTGGATTGGGGCTTGTGGGGAGGGGGTCTAGATGCCTTTTACCCATCTGGGAGAGATCTGAAATGAGAACTATGTAGAGACCTATGGCAGGTCTCTACCCAGGGATAAGGGCATCCACAGTGTTTGGAGCAGGAAGAGGACTGAGGGGAAGTTCTGTCCTGCCCAGTGGTAACAGGGATAGAGCACTGGCCTGGAGTCATGAGCCCTAGGTTCTAGTCTTGCTTTTGCCACTGTCTCATGACCTTGGCAAACCCCCTCCCTTCTGTGGGCTTCTGATGGACTCTAGATGGTCCCTGGGATCCCTTCCAGTTCTaacatgcctcaacctcctatcTCAGCATTTTTGCTAATGTGGATTGAAACCTCATGCACACACCCCTCTTTTCCTACTTCCTCTAAGTAGTGGGAGGGGCAGTGGTGAGATGGAAGTGTTGACCCACAGCGGATCTGCGCATCTCCTGACTCTTTCAGGCTGCTGTCCCTGCTGCCCCCCGGGCTGTGCCAAATGTGCCCGGGGCTGCATCTGCAAAGGAGGCTCAGACAAGTGCAGCTGCTGCCCATGAAAGCCATCCATCGTGCCCACCCCTTCCAAGGAGAGAAACCTGGGAAGTGTCTGTACAGTGCATGAATCGAGAAGGTGGAATAATTGTACAATAGGTtgtgctttttatatatttgccCAAATGTGGTGTTGGTCACATTCATGTAAAGTACTTGGGGCAATAAAGTTTTCACTCTTGGTTGCCTGGTGGCTCAGAGCATTGTTTTACCCTAACCCAGCAGGACCAAAAGGTGCTGCTTCTGTTGCAGATCCTGTAACCACCACCCACATGTACCTGTGACAGGTGGCTGCCTACTGCAAGGTCCTATGACTCTGCCTGGGGGCTTTCTCCTCCTGCACAAGCTTGCTTGACCCATGCACAGGGCAGGCCAGGAGTACGGAGGAGCTAAAGTCACTGGGAACAGCCCTTAGCCAATGACAACTGTAGGTCGGTGGGTAAATATCCCAGCATCTTTACCCCTCAAAAGGAACAACTCTGAGACTCATTCTATGCTGTCTCCCAGAAGTCTCTAGAAGCACTGAGCTTCAAAAGCTCACAGCAGTAACCTGCTCATTAATGTAACCTACGGTGGCCTCCTTCCTTGCCTCACCTCCCCAGTTCCCCACCATTGCTTTCTGGGATCTCCACCCAAAGAAACTACTTGTACAGGGTCCGCTTTCTGGGTAACCTAATCTTGGCCAGGCTCTCCTGGCATAGCCCAGAATGCCTCATTGTGCAAATGTGGCTGTTTAATGGGCTTGAGCATGGAATCAGTCATGAACGGAGGCTGTGTGTATCTAAAGGAAATCTCCAAGGTCAAGACATTGAGGGCATTAGCTGCCCTGGTTTGGTTATTTGGATCAGTCTTTAGGACTGGATGACCTGGAAGGCatgaaccaggaagaagatgGTGGTGGAGGTGCAGAAACAGCATCCTAAGCAGACCCCCTAGGAGATGACTTTTTGGCTAAACAGCTGAGAAAGCTGAAGTCCCTGGAGGTTGGCACTGGGGACTGGGGGTGATCCCCAGCTCTCACCCACACCACCATCCTCAACACAGCTGAAGACAAACCCAAGCTCTGAGATCATTTTCATTCATGCCATCAAGGGCCTGAACTAGGGCCCATCAGAGACCAGAGCGGCCTCCTCCTCCACCAGCCTCTGTCAAGCAACCATCAGATACAGGAGTGGGTGAGAATAGAGCCTttgccaaggtcacagagcagccCCAGGttgggctgggctcagctagCAGGATTTACTGCATGCTTCCTGGAACTGATCACTTTCATAATCCACACTGTCATTATCCCTGTTTGGAACTTAGCTGGGGCTTCCCTAGGAAGATTTTCACCCTCTGTCCATGAGTTGTGCCTTAGACACAGAATCATAGTGCAGTGGAAACAGCTTGGCCCTGGGAGTCAGACACTCTACCCCTCCCTGGCAACATGACCTTGaccaagtcatttaaccttttgaggctcagtttcctaatctgtgaaaTGCGTCTCCTTCACAGAGTTGTAGAGAGAAACTGTAGCACAGAATCTGTGCACATAGCAGTGCCCCATTAACATAGATTTTAGCAGAGCTACAGCCTGTCCTAGCCTTCTGTTTATTGATCTCTGAAAAGGCCCCTACCAAGCCATTCTCTGTCATTGCAGAGCTCTTAAGCACCTTGAGAAGGACACAACGCAAGGGATTATACCTTCCAGCGGACAGAACAGTCCCTTGTGCCTCCAGCAAGCAGGTTGGACACTCACCCTGCAACCTCGGCCTCGGTACCCACTGGGATGCCAACTCATCTCATCCAAATGCCTTTAGAGTTGGTACTTCTGCACGATCTCACTTACTCCCATCACAACCTTGAAAAGGAGATTCAGCCTTCAGattcttatattaataataataatattaacaactaatagttattgagcacttaatatgGATTCAACACCTAATAAGTGCCAAGCATTGTCCTAAGCAGTTTATAAACATCATTTCATGGACTCTGCACTATCAGGACCACTTCAGAGCCAGACAACCAGGGCCCTGCTCTGGGCCCTCTGCCTTAGAGGACCTGGTCTTCCTGTCCCCACAGGAGAGGAGTCCGAGGGTCCCACGAGATCTGTCCAACTAGAACTCATGCTCATTCCTCCCCCAAGTCCCCCATCTAGCACCATCTAGACAATGCTTTGGGTACCTGGGACCCCAAAGGCTAGTTCTAGGGTCTGCGTAGGCCCCCTCTCCCAGCAGTCTGTCCTTCCCTAAGGTGCACCATGTCATCAGTCTGTACACTCCTGGGCCCGAACGATGGCCAAGGGTAGAGGTATTCAGAGACGGGAGGATGTGTGAATAGAGATTGGACACATGAGTTTTTATGTCTACATAGAGTGGAGAAGTCAGTGTGGGAAGAGCAGGGGGTGAAGTGCACCTAGGCCTCCATTCTTGCTTTTGCCCCAGGCTCTGCAAGTGTTAGGGGCAGGCCTGCACTAACAACCCTAGAAGACAATCCTGTTACATAATAGGATCCTGTTAGATCCCCCACTTTGCAGATGGAGATGCTGAGGCTCCAGGAAAGTCAATGGCTGAAAGTCACAAGACTTCCAGGGGGCAGAACTGGGAACTGAGCTCAGGTCTGCCTGACCCAGAGGCCATGCTCTTGTCTATGCGATATGGATGAGGCAGAGAGGAGGCTGCAGGCAATGCTGCCCCAGACCCAGGGGCGAAGAGTCTTTGCCTGGGGCCTTGTACTTTAGAGAGCACACACACCACAAGCACACAAATGTGTTAAGGCAGCGGCCCCcgacctttttggcaccagggaccagtttcggtGGAAGACAACTTTTCCACGGACAGTGCAGTGGGGCAGCGCGAGATGGTTTTCGGATGAAACTGTAGTTAGATTCTGATAAGTAGCTCAAACCTAGATTCCTCGcacgtgcagttcacaataaggttcTCATTCCAATGGAATTCCAATGCCActtctgatctgacaggaggcagagctcagacgGTAACATTCACTTGCCccgcggcctggttcctaacaggtcacagAGCAGTACTGCAGTCAGGGATTTGGGGAAGCCCATATTAAATAATACTTGGGGCCCCTGTCACTCAGGATCTTGTATTTGCCGTTACAGTGTGATCAAGTAATCCTAAACATCTTCTCTGGTTACTAACACTGTTCAGGCCCTGGGGAAACACTTCTCCATCTCTTGCTCTGTGTCCTCAAAACAAAGAGTGACGATATTTGAATGGCAGGATGGTTTTATAGATTGTCCCAATGCTGATGTCAGAGATAGACACAGTCTTCAAAGTACAGGGAGGATTTAAgtgtagaaattagaaaaaagacaaattaacaaaCTCATCAAATCCTCCTCAAAAAGCATGAACGCAACAGACTCTCATGTCACACCATCATTTCCCATGAGTGTGACTtgtccattttcttgcttttctttgtgtTCCAATTTGTGTTTCCagaatatttatgattttatgcTAATTGCAGAAGCTGCACAAGGCAACTGAGGAATGTTTTGTAATATTAAGCAATTCATATTATTCATATAAATTCATATTACTCTTAAATTGGTGTAGATAGAGCTATAGCTACAGATaaatatacagatatacatactatggactgaatgtctgtgtgccctcaaaattcgtatgttgaagcctaaatccccaatgtgatggtatttggaggaggggcttttaggaggtaattaggttgtaaggcagagtcctcatgaatagaatcagtgcccttataagaagagatgggccaggcccagtggctcatgcttataatctcagcactttggaaggccaaggcaggcagattgcttgagcccaggagttcgggaccagcctgggcaacatctctaaaaaatctctaaaaaaaatacaaaaattagccaggcatggtggcacacacctgtagtctcagctactcaggaggctggggtggaaggattgcttaagtccaggaggcagaggaggaggttgcagtgagctgtgtttttgccactgcactccaggctgggcaatagagtgagaccctgtctcaaaaaaaaaaaaaaaaaaagaggcatgaagtgatctctctgtctttcttttcacTGTATGTGAGGATACAAACAGAAAACGGCCACCTATAAACAAGAAAgtgggctctcaccagacaccagatatgtctgtgccttgatcttggattttccaacctccagaaccatgagaaataaatttctgttgcttaagccacctagtctatagcattctgttatagcagcctgaattgACTAAGACATACATAAATATGTGAGCTATACCTTTCTATATGtagatagaatttttaaatatttcaactgGATGAACATCAAGTTCTAGAACaatgaatcattttattttaataaaaatatttaataaaatttcattaaatccttaagaaattaaataggccaggcgtggtggctcaagccggtaatcccagcagtttgggaggtcaaggtgggcagatcacctgaggtcaggaattgaataccagcctggccaacatggtgaaaccccatctctactaataatataaaaattagctgggcatggtggtgcatgcctgtaatcccagcaccttgggaggccaaggttggcgcatcacttgagatcaggagctcaagaccagcctgggcaacatggtgaaaccctgtctctacaaaaatacaaagcttagctgggcatggtggcacgtgcctgtaatcccagctactcaggaggctgaggcaggagaatcgcttgaacctggaaggcagaggttgcagtgagctgagatctcgccattgcactccagtcatagcgacaagagtgaaactccgtctcaaaaaaaaaaaaaggaagaaagagaaagaaagaaagaaattaaataatacaggACATTGAAGCTGGATGGAGAAACGTAGATGATCTTGGCGGCTTTCTTAAGCACGTGCATCTCTGGGATGACCACTTCGGCTGCCTCATAACAGTAGAAAAATAAACCCCTATTTAGGGTTTCAGCCACTGTTCAGCTAAAAGCAATCTGATATATTGTACAAACATGAGTAAGTCTTCCATGCTCTGTCTCTTAAGTTGTTATGaaatttggaataaaataaaatttgaaataaaatgtcaaataaaattttaaagccagatgtggtggctcatgcctgtaatctcagcactttgggaggctaaggcaagaggatcgcttgagcctaggagtttgaggctgtagcaagctatgatcatgccactgcactccagcctgacgcagtaagagcctgtctctaaaaaataataataaaaaaattaataaatcatttttacaatattatgaTTATGTAAGTACTGTTTACTGGAGAGCCAAGGATAAATGGATCCACAAAGAAGAATATGTAACTCAATAAACGTGGGCCGCTTAGAGAAAGAAGTTAAGGTCTTTCAGAATTTGTCTAGCAGATTTTCTGCTTCTCACCAGAAAAcccataaaaaaatagaaataaaagaaagaagaatattcTCTTCTGAGACTTGCTCAGAATCAGGTCACATTTTAGTTTGCTTACAATTTGGACTATTATTTCCTTACGGGACTTTTATGTTTTTCCTGGCATTTCAactgtcttttttcccccttgtaTAGGCACATGGGCAGATATGTCTTTTTTACTCTATCATTaagataattccatttttaatcacGCTATTTGTTGAGTGATCTAATATTCACTGACTTGTTTCCAGATCTGCTATACAACTGTCATTCTGAGATGTATTTTCATTGCTCTCCTAGTTTAGAACCATTGCTTCTTGGATTCCCCTATCATGCTCTATTTTGGACTCCTTTTCATTTTGCTGGAGTACATCCTCAAGCAATTTTTTACCAAAAGGATGAATTAGGAGAAACTTCAGAGTCCCTAAATgtcagaaaatatctttatttttctctcatgccTTACTGACAGTTTGATTGGATATCAGTTTAAGTTCAATATCATTTTCTCTTAGCACTTTTGAAGGCATTGCTCCATGTCTTCTGAGAGTCAGTGTTGCTGTTGTGAACACCAACATTACCCGCCTTTTATTTCTCACTGGAAGCTTTTGGGTGTTTAACTTATCATTGGCACTCTAGGATATGTAGTATGGGTCCAAatttgaatgttctttttttcattcaaccTGCTCTGTGTTTGCTAGGCCTTTTCATTCTGAAGACTGACTTTTTCCCCCTAAAGTCTTGGAAAACGATTATTTCTTTAGTAATTTTCACCCCtccattccattttctcttccaaaaCTCCTATCAGTGGTTACTGGTTTTCCTGGATCAATCCTCtatgtctcaaaatattttcctttagtaTGCAtctatttctgtctttctgtgtgtatgtgtctctctctctttcacctctTTAAGTGGGACATTAGAAAAGTACTTTTTGTAGTACTTTCactgatgtttaaaaattttgtcaactatacttaaatatataaggGCCtcttcttctttgaatgtctcttcatcataatattctgtttttattttatgagtggagtttttgtttttgtttttgtttttgttttgagacagagtgttgttcttgttgctcaggctggagtgcaatggtgcgatcttggctcactgaaacctccgcctcctggtttcaagcgattctcctgcctcagcctcccgagcagctgggactacaggcatgtgccaccactcctggctaattttgcatttcttttttagtaaagacggggtttctccatgttggtcaggctggtctcgaactcccgacctcagatgatccacccgcctctgcctcccaaagtgttgggattacaagcctgagccaccgcacccagcctggagttaTTTCTTGAATCACTCTGATGAGTTAAACGGttttaatttcttattgttttctctttttttggaggtccaaacaaatatttattaaattcctaTTATAAGCCAGATTTTATACTCTGACCTAGGGATAATATATTGTTAAGTTTTCCTTGAATTATTTCTGCTTCTTTGAGCTGAAAGCAGACTCTGTGGGTGAGTGGAGTTTGCTGACTGGCAAGCTTGGTTTTAGCATGCCCAGGTGGGGAGATGGTAGCCAAGTTTGGCCACCCCTTGGGGTCAAAACAAGAAGGGTCATCTTCTGTGGAGTTGACCCACCTCTGGAAGCCCTGGCTCCTCCTAGGCTGGTTATTCgatttcttcagagaaaatcttgCAGTCTCAGACCGGGGGAAAATGGTGGGGCTGCCCAAACTAGGGTACAGGAGGTAAGTGTGACAAACACATGTCAGTTCTACAGCCAGACCTTCCATTAGCTGCCATCTTGGTTTttactcctccttcctcttctgctttcttAGCCTCACCTCACcccaccaaaataaaacaaagcaccCCAAAATCTCCTATAGACTTCCGCACTTCTTGATTTGAGCTGTGGCTTTCTCTACTCCCATTTACCCATAAATGTGAtttaactcattccagtattCCAGAAATGGTAAAATCTCTGATCTCTTGATGTACTGTCCAAGCCATCTCCCCCAACACAGCTCttttattggtttttcttttttcctctttatcctTCCTTACTTTCTTTCAGTGTATactcaggaggaggagaggaaaatcCATGTGCTCGGCCTCTCATCTTTAGCCAAAAATCTGAGCCAGACTTTTCATTGGTAGGATTTTGAATCTTTACAATAACTCTGCAGGATAGAGATTATTGTCCATTCCACAGGTgaggaaaactgagactcaaggAAGTGAGAGACCTTGTCCCAAGCTCAAGCAGAACTAGCTGGTAGAGAAGCTTGAAGGCCATGAGGGAAGGTGAGATGGAGGGGAAGAAAGGCCACAGGGATAAGTGAGCAGAGCGGCTACGTGTGGCCCTGAGGGATAACACTTGAGCATTAAGAGGAAACACCAAGGAAACAGATTTTAGgtcaagaaaaagaagagctCTCTCATGTCAGAGCAGCCTAGAGCAGGAAAGTGCTGTGTCAGGAGGCTGACACGTCATGGCTTGTGTTCCTGTACTGCCTAAGGCACAATGGCAACCTCAGAAAGGCTGTGACCCACTCTGCACCTGCTCAGGCCATACCTGGACTGGGGTGGAGGCCAGAAGAGGGTGtggtgaggagggaggaggagcccAGATCACAGGACAGGAAGGCAAAGTCCTCAGGTGGGCTGTAGGGGGCGCTCCAGGCCCAGAGACGGGGCAGCAGGAATCATCTGCGTTTTGAGGGCGGATGTTCTCACTTCACTCTGGCTGCTGTTGGGGCCCAAGAGAGCCTAGAAAAGTCCTGGGACCTTCAGACATGGCTGCTGGGAGGACAAATCAGGACAAGCTCTCCAAGGGCTCACCAGGCCATAACAACGTGCAAATCACCCAGATTCACAAGGCAtgggcttttaaaataatttggcaatATGAGCACATCAAAGAACCATAAAAACATTCTTCTTGCTTGACCCCGTCGTTTTACTTCTAGAAACCTATTCTAAGGAGTTCACCACAAattcagaaaagaaggaaaaagaaggctgggcacagtggctcacgcctgtaatccagcactttgggaggccaaggcaggtggatcgtttgagcccagggagtttgagaccagtctgggcaacagagccccatccctacaaaaaatacaaaaattggccaggcatggtggctcatgcctgcaatcccagcactttgggaggccgaggtgggaggatcgcttgagcccaggagttcaagaccagcctgggcaacataacaagactccatctcaattgtcaaaatatttattaaaaaaaaaattttaatacaaaaattagctggatgtggtggcgcgcacctcgCTACTTGCGAGgatcaggcaggaggatcactcgagcccaggaagtCAGGAAGTCAGGGCTGCTGTgaatgtttgcaccactgcactccagcatgggcgacaaagtgagactctgtctgaaaaaagagaaagacaaccTTACTCACAAAAAgattcattgcagtactatttacatttgtgaaaaactggaaacaacctaaagtCCAAGTCCATGAAAACGTTCAAGTAAGCTAAGactataaaaaaaacaaaaacaggccgggtgcta containing:
- the MT4 gene encoding metallothionein-4 — translated: MDPRECVCMSGGICMCGDNCKCTTCNCKTYWKSCCPCCPPGCAKCARGCICKGGSDKCSCCP